One window from the genome of Musa acuminata AAA Group cultivar baxijiao chromosome BXJ1-4, Cavendish_Baxijiao_AAA, whole genome shotgun sequence encodes:
- the LOC103982520 gene encoding heterogeneous nuclear ribonucleoprotein 1 encodes MESLSSSTLTSGTSLAASAWDGGRLFVGGISSDTREETLAEHFERYGEVKEVVVLRNRVTGSGRGFGFVQFANLEGPERALKEAKHVIHGRTVEVKRAIPRGEQGQNQQSRNAHQDGGSSGSSRITGNSGNQNGSHINSKKIFIGGLAGDVTHQELKSYFEKFGSVVDTVVMYDSATQRPRGFGFITFSSEEPVATVLKNRHHKLNGKLVEVKIAVPKDYSDCTNNRNSENYYNVSAFGGQCGRWPVYGTYQGYMHPYYGYPNYVTTPFSPNLYGGLYGGGYNNGGLYGIGHGCLLHSPRNTWNISKRMVDFHTYPPYFSRDYRSYDRGHGFDDANENKDGLGVQTTVKSVTDSQVEAEDVNCDAQ; translated from the exons ATGGAGTCGCTGTCGTCGTCGACACTAACCTCTGGGACGTCCTTGGCGGCGTCGGCATGGGACGGGGGGAGGCTGTTTGTCGGTGGCATCTCGTCGGACACGAGGGAGGAGACGCTGGCGGAGCACTTCGAGAGGTACGGCGAGGTGAAGGAGGTGGTGGTGTTAAGGAACCGGGTCACCGGGAGCGGGAGAGGCTTCGGCTTCGTGCAGTTCGCGAATTTGGAGGGCCCCGAGCGCGCGCTCAAGGAAGCGAAGCATGTCATTCATGGAAGAACA GTTGAAGTGAAAAGAGCCATACCGAGAGGTGAGCAAGGCCAAAACCAACAATCCCGGAATGCACATCAGGATGGAGGATCCAGTGGTTCAAGTAGGATCACTGGTAATAGTGGCAACCAAAATGGCAGCCAcataaattcgaaaaagattttcatAGGAGGTTTAGCAGGCGATGTCACACACCAGGAGCTTAAGAGTTATTTTGAGAAGTTTGGTTCTGTCGTTGATACAGTTGTCATGTATGATAGTGCCACTCAACGTCCAAGAGGTTTTGGCTTCATCACATTTTCTTCAGAGGAGCCTGTGGCGACGGTACTAAAGAATAGACACCATAAGTTGAATGGGAAACTTGTAGAGGTTAAGATTGCAGTCCCCAAGGATTACAGTGATTGTACAAATAATAGAAATAGTGAGAATTATTACAATGTAAGTGCTTTTGGTGGACAATGTGGAAGATGGCCTGTTTATGGCACCTATCAAGGTTATATGCATCCATATTATGGATATCCTAATTATGTAACAACACCTTTTTCTCCTAATCTTTATGGTGGACTATATGGAGGAGGATATAATAACGGTGGTTTGTATGGGATTGGACATGGGTGCCTTCTTCATAGTCCCAGGAACACATGGAATATTTCAAAAAGAATGGTAGATTTCCATACATATCCTCCCTATTTCAGTAGAGACTACAGAAGTTATGATCGAGGTCATGGATTTGATGATGCTAATGAAAACAAAGACGGTCTTGGTGTGCAAACGACAGTTAAGAGTGTGACAGATTCACAGGTAGAAGCGGAAGATGTGAATTGTGATGCACAATGA
- the LOC135671631 gene encoding uncharacterized protein LOC135671631 — translation MASGFGESSSGRAPQSSSFGGSSSNNDAGSFECNICFELAQDPVVTLCGHLFCWPCLYKWLHGHAQSSECPVCKAIIEEEKLVPLYGRGKNATDPRSKSTPGMNIPNRPAGQRPATAPPPDPNNFHHANPWFMGGAPVAGTRFGNYTFSAAIGGLFPLLSFQVHGFPDATTYGHGAGFPYGYGNAFHGGHAHGFPRHVHQGQQVDMYLKALLLLIGALVIASLVWF, via the coding sequence ATGGCCAGTGGGTTTGGGGAGTCGTCATCCGGTAGAGCCCCGCAAAGCTCTTCTTTTGGCGGAAGCAGTAGCAACAATGATGCTGGTAGCTTTGAATGTAACATCTGCTTTGAGCTGGCCCAGGACCCTGTGGTCACCCTCTGTGGTCACCTGTTCTGCTGGCCCTGCCTTTACAAATGGCTTCATGGCCATGCCCAATCTTCCGAATGCCCTGTCTGCAAGGCCATCATTGAAGAAGAGAAGTTAGTCCCTCTATATGGCCGGGGGAAGAATGCTACGGATCCACGGTCCAAATCCACACCTGGTATGAACATTCCCAACCGCCCAGCTGGGCAGAGGCCAGCGACGGCACCCCCGCCAGACCCAAACAATTTTCACCATGCAAACCCATGGTTCATGGGTGGAGCCCCTGTGGCTGGTACTAGGTTCGGAAACTACACATTTTCTGCTGCTATCGGTGGCTTGTTCCCACTTTTGAGCTTTCAGGTCCATGGATTCCCGGATGCTACTACTTATGGTCATGGTGCCGGCTTCCCCTATGGGTATGGCAATGCATTTCATGGTGGGCATGCTCATGGATTCCCACGGCATGTGCATCAGGGACAGCAGGTCGATATGTATCTGAAGGCACTATTACTTCTCATCGGTGCTCTGGTAATCGCCAGCCTTGTTTGGTTTTAG
- the LOC103982518 gene encoding BTB/POZ domain-containing protein At3g50780-like, translating into MTDFRVRKLGQGQMKARNVPVAVTPEGFWCCPSPAVLQKTIKNQNHQNKKKILSTMPSKASSVQRPISSPVDKGTLSDPLSSRVCSEDNSCLTSDTAAKSPTKAAEGLSKLNVGNQHQKISVGFGQPETSDLKIILFGKEGIAVEMSVHKAILTEHSSFFADKFSRQSPVPFFEISDCEDVEICVETVGLMYCGEVKHRVIKQSVSRVLRILKVAESLGFHACIKACLDYLEVVPWVGEEGNVVSSVQHLQSKNYSISPILKRVFSDTSKPPNDTLAHIMELVLRSNEERGRREMKSLVLKLLKENSFWTDGSVDICIGTLYSLCQSCLASLIELFRQASKSTRIESKDPTVRKIALEAENLLWLVEILAVRHTADEFALMWASQNELAQLHSKLPVMSRHRVSCITARLFVGIGRGEMLPSKETRQLLLHVWLQPLVDDYSWLQHGCRQFDRKVVEEGIGQTILTLPLEDQQSVLLSWLESFLKVGSNCPNLQRAFEVWWRRTFIRPYFEQHGNNLKMDRN; encoded by the exons ATGACTGATTTTAGAGTCAGAAAGCTTGGGCAAGGTCAGATGAAAGCCAGAAATGTTCCGGTCGCTGTAACTCCTGAAGGGTTTTGGTGTTGCCCATCTCCTGCAGTTCTACAAAAGACCATTAAAAATCAAAATCaccaaaacaagaaaaagatacTGTCTACAATGCCATCAAAGGCATCTTCAGTTCAGAGGCCAATAAGTTCCCCAGTAGACAAAGGAACACTTTCTGATCCATTAAGTTCAAGAGTTTGTTCCGAGGATAATAGTTGTCTTACCTCTGATACTGCTGCTAAAAGTCCAACAAAGGCAGCTGAGGGTCTCTCAAAATTAAATGTTGGGAATCAACACCAAAAAATTTCTGTGGGCTTTGGTCAGCCTGAGACCAGTGATTTGAAGATTATTTTGTTTGGGAAAGAGGGAATTGCCGTCGAGATGAGCGTTCACAAGGCCATTCTCACAGAACACAGTAGCTTCTTTGCAGATAAATTCTCTAGGCAATCTCCGGTACCATTTTTTGAAATTTCTGACTGTGAAGATGTGGAAATTTGTGTTGAAACTGTGGGGTTAATGTACTGTGGTGAAGTAAAACACAGAGTAATCAAGCAGAGTGTTTCACGTGTGCTTCGCATTCTAAAG GTTGCTGAATCGCttggattccatgcatgcattaaGGCATGCTTGGATTACCTGGAGGTAGTCCCTTGGGTTGGTGAAGAAGGAAATGTGGTGTCATCTGTCCAACATCTCCAGAGCAAAAATTATAGCATAAGTCCTATATTAAAGCGAGTATTTTCTGATACATCGAAACCTCCAAATGATACTCTTGCTCATATAATGGAGCTAGTCCTCAGAAGCAACGAGGAGAGAGGTCGACGTGAGATGAAATCATTAGTGCTCAAACTTCTCAAGGAAAACAGTTTCTGGACTGATGGATCCGTAGACATATGCATCGGAACTTTGTATAGTTTATGCCAAAGCTGCTTAGCCTCGTTGATAGAGCTCTTTAGACAAGCATCCAAGTCTACTCGTATCGAAAGCAAGGATCCTACGGTGAGGAAGATAGCTCTCGAGGCAGAAAATCTTCTTTGGTTGGTCGAGATTTTGGCTGTCAGGCATACTGCAGATGAATTTGCCTTGATGTGGGCTAGCCAAAATGAGCTTGCTCAGCTGCACTCAAAGCTTCCAGTCATGTCGAGGCACCGAGTTAGCTGCATTACTGCCAGGCTTTTTGTTGGTATTGGAAGAGGAGAGATGCTTCCATCGAAGGAAACTCGGCAGCTGCTATTGCATGTATGGTTGCAGCCACTGGTTGATGACTACAGTTGGTTACAACATGGTTGCAGACAATTCGACCGCAAGGTTGTTGAGGAAGGAATAGGCCAAACTATTTTGACACTTCCTTTAGAAGACCAGCAAAGTGTTCTGCTGTCATGGCTGGAGAGCTTCTTGAAGGTTGGTAGTAACTGCCCTAATCTGCAGAGAGCATTTGAGGTATGGTGGAGGAGAACTTTCATAAGGCCTTACTTTGAGCAACATGGAAACAATCTAAAAATGGACAGAAATTGA
- the LOC135671692 gene encoding non-symbiotic hemoglobin 1-like produces MRSNCCPIEAPAAEREKQLSSEEAEMENSEGAQAIAFSEEQEALVVNSWNVMKQHAADTALSFFLKIFEIAPSATQLFSFLRDADVSLDKNPKLKAHAMAVFTMACESAAQLRKTGKVAVRETTLKKLGATHMNSGVIDEHFEVVKFALLETIKDAVPEMWCPEMKDAWGQAYDHLAAAMKEEMKLLSASV; encoded by the exons ATGCGTTCCAATTGCTGTCCTATCGAAGCACCTGcagcagagagagagaagcaGCTCTCATCCGAGGAGGCAGAGATGGAGAACTCTGAGGGGGCTCAAGCCATTGCATTCAGTGAGGAGCAAGAGGCCCTTGTGGTGAACTCGTGGAATGTGATGAAGCAGCATGCAGCTGACACTGCCCTAAGCTTCTTCCTGAA GATCTTCGAGATCGCACCTTCGGCAACTCAGCTGTTCTCGTTTCTGCGCGACGCCGATGTGTCGCTCGATAAGAACCCAAAGCTCAAAGCTCATGCCATGGCAGTCTTCACCATG GCATGTGAATCAGCAGCTCAGCTGAGGAAAACAGGCAAAGTTGCAGTGAGGGAGACAACCTTGAAGAAGCTGGGAGCTACTCACATGAACTCCGGCGTCATCGATGAACATTTTGAG GTGGTGAAGTTTGCATTGTTGGAGACCATAAAGGATGCAGTCCCAGAGATGTGGTGCCCTGAAATGAAGGATGCTTGGGGACAAGCCTATGATCACCTGGCTGCAGCCATGAAGGAAGAGATGAAGCTTCTCAGTGCTTCAGTGTAG